The Oceanispirochaeta sp. genomic interval TTCAGGGTACTGCCGAGGAGTGGGCCAGGCGACTGGAAATCCCCCTGGAAGAGATCAATTACATCTGTTCCGGGATCAATCACCAGGCCTGGTTTACCCGTTTTGAACATAAAGGCAAGGATCTTCTTCCGGCCATTTCCAGACTGGCAGTCACTCCCAAAATCTGGTATGGCGACACAACCCGCATGGAATATGTGAAGCATTTTGGATTTCCCGTCACCGAATCCAGCGGTCATGTGTCAGAATACAACTGGTGGTTCAGGAAGAACAAAGAGACGATTAAACGTTACTGTCCAGGGGAATGGTCAGACTGGAACGGGGGAACCGGTTTTATTAAAACCCTCTACAAACGTCCTGACTGGAAAGAGCAGATGCAGAAGATGGCCTCCTGGGAAAATCCGGTAGACCTGGAACGGAGCCAGGAATATGGTTCTATCATCATCAATGCCATTGAAACGGGAGTTCCTGCCGTCATTTACGGCAATGTCAAAAATAAAGGCTTTATCGATAACCTGCCCGAAGGTGCACTGGTGGAGGTTCCCTGCCTTGTGGACCGCAACGGGATTCAGCCCATCAAAACCGGAGCATTGCCTCCCCATCTGGCGGGTATAAACAAGGCTCAGCTGAATGTTCAGGAGCTGGCGGTTCTAGCCGTCCAGACAGGAGATCCCGAGTATGTCTTTCAGGCCATGGCTCTGGATCCTCTCACGGCAATGAGCTGTACCCTGGATGAAATCAGGGCCATGACCAGAGAACTCCTGGTAGCCCATAAACCCTGGGTGAAATGCCTGAA includes:
- the melA gene encoding alpha-galactosidase codes for the protein MANIVIIGAGSLVFSSRLTADILTYSALENSHFTLLDVDKERLDYAEQIVQRIFKEGGYDKASVSATLDRKEALKGADYIIMSILVGGYEAIEKEIDIPAKYGINQCIGDTLTPGGIMRCLRTLPVLNEIVGDILEICPGAHVLNYTNPMGMLSWGILDGAPDLSYVGLCHSVQGTAEEWARRLEIPLEEINYICSGINHQAWFTRFEHKGKDLLPAISRLAVTPKIWYGDTTRMEYVKHFGFPVTESSGHVSEYNWWFRKNKETIKRYCPGEWSDWNGGTGFIKTLYKRPDWKEQMQKMASWENPVDLERSQEYGSIIINAIETGVPAVIYGNVKNKGFIDNLPEGALVEVPCLVDRNGIQPIKTGALPPHLAGINKAQLNVQELAVLAVQTGDPEYVFQAMALDPLTAMSCTLDEIRAMTRELLVAHKPWVKCLKSELAEKPLVYEIPAPEDVERHQDPATANNREE